In Cheilinus undulatus linkage group 16, ASM1832078v1, whole genome shotgun sequence, one DNA window encodes the following:
- the LOC121523455 gene encoding gastrula zinc finger protein XlCGF57.1-like gives MSGFLDLSDVQKVVIKEEEILLDEQEWSSSLNQEEPPKPAHIKEEQEELWISQERGQLRGLEESDISVFTFNPVTVKSGDEDEEEPQTSQLDENKDTEQLKTQAGGEDCGGSEEDGDLNSDSNLEQDTSDQSSHFSGSDTDDSAEWEESDEPQEGLNPLKNKDGAKSDMKCKIIDTSVGSSECAPSIEQKKQKGDKPFLCSVCGKRYPRKKNLKAHMRRHSEEKPFSCSVCKKSFIVKEEMVMHMRVHTGEKPFCCSVCGKGFKQGGALKNHSVIHTGEKRFSCSVCGKSFSQHVHLKRHLTVHTDDKPFSCSVCQKTFSHEGNLKKHLIVHTGENQFSCAICGKRFSQQGNLKQHMTVHTGEKPFSCSVCQKTFSLQGNLKKHLATHTGEKLFSCSVCGKGFSRSRDVERHSVVHTGEKPFSCSICDKSFSWKITLDEHMLRHSLEKPYNCLVCEKGFVNKAELVVHMRIHTGEKPFSCSVCNKNFSKSGDLRRHSLIHSEEKPFCCNVCDKKFTQLGHFKKHKCVGESSGNPQFT, from the exons ATGTCTGGGTTTCTGGATCTTTCag atgtccagaaggtggtgataaaagaagaagagataCTTCTTGATGAGCAGGAATggagctccagtctgaaccaggAGGAGCCACCAAAGCCAgcacacattaaagaggaacaggaggaactgTGGATCAGTCAGGAGAGAGGGCAGCTCCGAGGACTAGAGGAGAGTGATATCAGTGTGTTCACATTCAATCCTGTCACTGTGAAGAGTGgagatgaggatgaggaggaacCTCAGACCTCACAGCTTGATGAAAACAAAGATACAGAGCAATTAAAAACACAAGCTGgtggagaggactgtggaggatcAGAAGAAGATGGAGACTTAAATTCAGACAGTAATTTAGAGCAAGACACTTCTGACCAGAGTTCACACTTTTCTGGATCTGATACCGATGACAGTGCTGAATGGGAAGAGAGTGATGAACCTCAGGAAGGTTTAAACCctctgaaaaacaaagatggagCTAAAAGtgatatgaaatgtaaaatcatAGACACATCGGTTGGCTCCTCTGAATGTGCACCAAGCAtagaacaaaagaaacaaaaaggggATAAACCGTTCTTGTGCTCAGTCTGTGGTAAAAGATACCCTCGTAAGAAAAATTTGAAAGCACACATGCGACGCCATTCAGAAGAAAAACCATTTAGTTGTTCAGTTTGTAAGAAAAGTTTTATCGTAAAAGAAGAAATGGTGATGCACATGAGagtccacacaggagagaaaccattttgTTGCTCGGTTTGTGGTAAGGGATTCAAACAAGGTGGAGCTCTGAAGAATCATTCAGTtatccacacaggggagaaaagGTTCAGCTGTTCAGTTTGTGGGAAAAGTTTCTCTCAACACGTACATCTGAAGCGTCATTTGACTGTCCACACAGACGATAAACCTTTTAGTTGTTCAGTTTGTCAGAAAACATTTTCTCATGAAGGAAACCTGAAGAAACATTTGAttgtccacacaggggagaatCAATTTAGTTGTGCAATATGTGGTAAAAGGTTCTCCCAACAAGGAAATCTGAAGCAACACATGActgtccacacaggggagaagccttttagttgttcagtttgtcagaaaacattttctctcCAAGGAAATCTGAAGAAACACTTGGCTACCCAcacaggagaaaagctgttcagtTGCTCTGTTTGTGGTAAGGGTTTTTCAAGAAGTAGAGATGTAGAAAGACACTCTGTtgtccacacaggagagaaaccatttagttgcAGTATTTGTGATAAAAGCTTTTCGTGGAAGATCACCCTAGATGAACATATGCTACGTCATTCATTAGAAAAACCTTATAACTGTTTAGTTTGTGAGAAAGGTTTTGTCAACAAAGCAGAGTTGGTGGTGCACATGAGAATCCACACCGGAGAAAAACCATTTAGTTGCTCAGTTTGTAATAAAAATTTCAGCAAAAGTGGAGATCTTAGAAGACACTCTTTGATCCACTCAGAGGAGAAACCATTTTGCTGCAATGTTTGTGATAAAAAATTCACACAGCTAGGGCATTTCAAAAAGCACAAGTGTGTTGGTGAGAGCAGCGGAAATCCTCAATTCACATAA
- the LOC121523470 gene encoding gastrula zinc finger protein XlCGF8.2DB-like gives MQRHSVEKPFSCSVCEKRFIGREEMAMHMRVHTGEKPFSCSVCGKRFKQGGALKTHSVIHTGEKRFSCSVCGKKFSQHGHLKRHSAVHTEEKPFSCSVCHKKFSHEGNLKKHLTVHTGESQFSCSVCGKKFSHHGNLKQHMIVHTGEKPFICSVCGKGFSHQGNLKKHLSLHTGDDQFSCSICHQKFSHQGNLKNHMTVHTGERPFSCSVCHKRFSEQGNLTKHMTVHTGEKPFSCLICHQRFSLQGNLTKHMTVHTGEKPFSCSVCGKNFTRSGDLRRHSVIHTGEKPFSCSVCDKSFTWLHNFKNHKCIGESSGNPK, from the coding sequence ATGCAACGTCATTCAGTAGAAAAACCTTTCAgctgctcagtttgtgagaaaaGATTTATTGGGAGGGAAGAAATGGCGATGCACATGAGagtccacacaggagagaaaccatttagttgttcagtttgtggtaaGAGATTCAAACAAGGTGGCGCTCTGAAGACTCATTCTGTtatccacacaggggagaaaagGTTCAGTTGTTCAGTCTGTGGTAAAAAATTCTCTCAACACGGACATTTGAAGCGACACtcggctgtccacacagaggaAAAACCTTTTAgttgttctgtttgtcacaaaAAGTTTTCCCATGAAGGAAACCTGAAGAAACATTTGACTGTCCACACAGGGGAAAGTCAGTTTAGCTgctcagtttgtggtaaaaaatTCTCCCATCATGGAAATCTGAAGCAACACATGATtgtccacacaggagagaaaccctttatCTGCTCAGTTTGTGGTAAAGGGTTTTCTCATCAAGGAAATCTGAAGAAACACTTGTCTCTCCACACAGGGGACGATCAATTTAGCTGCTCAATTTGCCACCAGAAATTTTCCCACCAAGGAAATCTGAAAAACCACATGACtgtccacacaggagagagaccATTTAGCTGTTCAGTTTGTCACAAGAGATTTTCAGAACAAGGAAATCTGACAAAACACATGACTGtacacacaggagagaaaccgtTTAGCTGTttgatttgtcatcaaagattttctcTCCAAGGAAATCTGACAAAGCACATGACtgtccacacaggagagaaaccttttAGTTGCTCAGTTTGCGGTAAAAATTTTACAAGAAGTGGAGATCTTAGAAGACACTCCGTcatccacacaggggagaaaccatttagctgcAGTGTTTGTGATAAAAGTTTCACATGGCTACACAATTTCAAAAATCACAAGTGTATTGGTGAGAGCAGTGGAAATCCAAAATAA